One window from the genome of Candidatus Zymogenaceae bacterium encodes:
- a CDS encoding anaerobic sulfatase maturase: MPNIYLLLKPSSYYCNLNCTYCFYKRVSEVYPEGKVMTFDTARAIIEKTLDTGARHVSFTWQGGEPTLMGLDFYREVTSIQDRYRKPGQVIENTLQTNGVLLDDEWADFLKKRNFLVGLSLDGPEDIHDTYRTDPRGGGTHRRVLRAASVLKEHGVLFNILVLLSQANIGQPERLYRYLREGGFSHLQFIPCVEHDPDTGELMPYAVTGDELGRFHTTLFDLWMEDGFTTVSIRIFEDIFIHLIDGVKVSCGWLDRCGAYLLVEHNGDVYPCDFFVYPQWKLGNLVEDSIGDVYGNPKRIAFGQMKAHIPEACKTCGHLAFCRGDCTKFRANGRGGYTDVSLLCEGRKALLDHIAPRVDEVRRRVMEIRNSLTGPDASRVKPVGRNDPCPCGSGQKYKHCCGRE; the protein is encoded by the coding sequence ATACCCAACATCTACCTGCTCCTCAAACCGTCTTCTTACTACTGCAACCTGAACTGCACGTACTGTTTCTACAAGCGGGTGTCGGAGGTATATCCTGAAGGGAAGGTTATGACCTTCGACACCGCCCGGGCCATTATCGAGAAAACGCTGGATACCGGGGCCCGTCACGTCTCGTTCACTTGGCAGGGGGGAGAACCGACGCTCATGGGGCTCGATTTCTATCGCGAGGTGACCAGCATCCAGGATAGATATCGGAAGCCGGGTCAGGTCATCGAAAACACCCTCCAGACCAACGGGGTGCTCCTGGACGACGAATGGGCGGATTTCCTCAAAAAGAGAAATTTCCTGGTGGGGCTTTCCCTGGATGGTCCTGAAGACATCCACGATACCTACCGCACCGATCCCCGGGGCGGGGGCACTCATCGTCGGGTGCTCCGGGCGGCCTCCGTGCTCAAAGAGCATGGGGTGCTCTTCAATATCCTGGTGCTCCTCTCACAGGCGAATATCGGCCAGCCGGAGCGGCTGTACCGATATCTCCGGGAGGGGGGATTTTCCCATCTCCAATTCATCCCCTGTGTCGAACACGACCCCGACACCGGTGAATTGATGCCCTATGCCGTGACGGGGGATGAGCTCGGCCGCTTTCACACGACCCTCTTCGACCTGTGGATGGAGGACGGATTCACCACGGTATCAATCCGTATCTTTGAGGACATCTTCATCCACCTTATCGACGGCGTGAAGGTCTCGTGCGGCTGGCTCGATCGGTGCGGCGCGTACCTTCTGGTGGAACACAACGGCGACGTCTACCCGTGCGACTTCTTCGTCTATCCCCAGTGGAAGCTGGGAAACCTGGTTGAGGATTCCATCGGTGATGTCTACGGTAATCCGAAGCGTATCGCCTTCGGGCAGATGAAGGCGCACATTCCGGAAGCGTGCAAAACCTGCGGGCATCTGGCGTTCTGCCGGGGAGACTGCACGAAGTTTCGAGCGAACGGCAGGGGCGGCTATACCGACGTGTCGCTGCTGTGCGAGGGCAGAAAGGCGCTCCTCGATCATATTGCACCGAGGGTGGATGAAGTGCGCCGCCGGGTGATGGAGATCAGAAACAGCCTGACCGGCCCCGATGCGTCAAGGGTAAAGCCTGTGGGGAGGAACGATCCCTGTCCCTGCGGCAGCGGACAGAAATACAAGCACTGCTGCGGGCGGGAGTAA